The Bacillus sp. B-jedd sequence ATTGAAAATTATACGGGCAGACCTGCCTGCAAAAAGGACGGCCTGCCAATTATAAATAAAAAAGTGCTGAAGAGCTTTTCTATTTTCTATGCTATTGTTTCATAAAATAGACTTTTGTTCAAGAATAGTTTGAATTTTAGTCACCATTAAGTCAATGGCAACATAATTGTGGCCGCCTTCCGGGATGATGACATCTGCATAGCGTTTTGTCGGCTCGATAAATTGATTGTGCATCGGCCTGACCACATTGACGTACTGGTCGATGACCGATTCAACCGTCCGGCCACGGTCCCGTATATCTCTCTGAAGCCTTCTGAGAATCCTGATATCCGCATCCGTATCAACAAACAGCTTGATATCCATCAGATTGCGGAGCCGTTCATCCTCGAGGATGAGTATGCCCTCAAGGATGATGACATCCTTGGGTTCGACGTGGATAACTTCCTTCGACCTCGTATGAAGTGCATAATCATAAACAGGTTTTTCAACTGGCTCCCGGCGTAAAAGCTTTTGCAAATGGTCAATCAACAGGTCATTATCGAATGCGAGCGGATGATCATAATTCGTTTTTAGACGATCTTCAAACGGCAGGCCGCTCTGATCTTTATAATAATAATCCTGCTCAATCATCAGAATGGAATGGCCCTTGAAGCTTTCAAATATTGCCTTTGTGACTGATGTTTTGCCGGAACCGGAGCCTCCGGCTACCCCGATAACAACTGGTTTGCGTTCCATGTTATTTCTCCTTCCGCATCATGTTGTATGGGTAGACCGGCCTGTCCAGCTTGAATTTGACAATCTGTAATGGATGGCGCGCAGCGTCCAGTTCATTTCCGTCTTCATCCCAGATTTTTTCAATGATCGCATTGAAGTTGTCAATTTCGGGTCCGAAAAATTCCACTTCATCCCCAGGCTTGAAGAAATTCCTTTGCTGCAAGGTGACAATTTTTGAATTCTCGTCGTATTGCAGTACAAGCCCGACAAAATCGAAATTTGTCTTTTTGCTATGATTGCCAAACATTTGCTCTTTATACCCTGGCACTCCTTCAAAGAAGGCAGGCGCGGTTTCCCGGTTGGCGCACTTGTCGAGCTCCTCAATCCATTCAGGCTTGATCACAAAATGGTCAGGGTCGGCACAGTACGAATCAATTACTTTCCTGTATACACTGACAACCGTAGCTACATAGTGGATGGATTTCATCCTTCCCTCGATCTTCAGGCTGTCGATGCCAAGTTCGATCATTTTCGGAATCGATTGCAGAAGATTGAGATCCTTAGGGCTCATCGCAAAAGGTGAATCGCCTTCACCAAAAAGCGCATTTTCCTTGCTGCCTTCAAGCTGATACAAGTCATAATCCCAGCGGCATGACTGGCAGCACCCGCCACGGTTTGAGTCCCTTGCTGTCATATGGTTGCTCAGTGTGCATCTGCCAGAATAGGCAATACACATCGCGCCATGAATGAAGGTTTCGATTTCAATATCGGTTTTCTCTTTCATTTCCCTGATTTCTTCCGCGCTCGTTTCCCTCGCAAGCACAACGCGTTCCAGGCCCTCTTCCTGCCAGAATTGCACAGCTTTCCAGTTGGAAAGGGATTGCTGGGTGCTCAGGTGCACCTCAATTTCAGGCGCGACCTTCCTGCATGTTTCAATGATAAGCGGATCCGCTACAATAATACCGGCGACCCCGGCTTCTCTAAGCCCAATTAAATAGTCTTCAAGGCCATCGATGTTTTCATTATGGGCAAAAATATTTGTTGTTACGTAGATTCTCGCCCCACACTTCCGCGCGAACTCAACGCCTTCTTTCATTTCTTCAAAAGTGAAATTATCGGCATTTGAGCGGAGGCCATATTCCTGGCCGCCAATAAAGACAGCATCAGCGCCGTAATGGACAGCGATTTTTAGCTTTTCAAGATTACCCGCTGGTGCGAGAAGTTCGGGTTTTTTTATAATAACCCGCTTTCCGTCAATGATTTCGGATATTTTATCTTTTACTCCGTTCACAGCCAATTACCTCCTTTATCTCCCATTCAAACAGGGTTAATAAACGGTTTCCTTAAAGTAGAATCCAGTGTCAAGCGGCCTGGATGGCGGCTGGATCGCTTCTATTTTTTCAAGCAGTTGTTCCTTCATTTCGTCATATTTGTCGGGATCCGCAGTATAAAGGTCAATGGCCTGTCTGTAAAGGCTGGTCACTTCAATGATGTATGCCGGCGATTTCATGATACCGTCAATTTTGAAGGAATCAACCCCGGCCTCAAGCATATCCTGGAGTTCATCTATGATGCAAATATCATTCGGGCTCATGATATGAGTTCCATTCGAATCTTCAAAAATAGGA is a genomic window containing:
- the udk gene encoding uridine kinase, with protein sequence MERKPVVIGVAGGSGSGKTSVTKAIFESFKGHSILMIEQDYYYKDQSGLPFEDRLKTNYDHPLAFDNDLLIDHLQKLLRREPVEKPVYDYALHTRSKEVIHVEPKDVIILEGILILEDERLRNLMDIKLFVDTDADIRILRRLQRDIRDRGRTVESVIDQYVNVVRPMHNQFIEPTKRYADVIIPEGGHNYVAIDLMVTKIQTILEQKSIL
- a CDS encoding peptidase U32 family protein — encoded protein: MNGVKDKISEIIDGKRVIIKKPELLAPAGNLEKLKIAVHYGADAVFIGGQEYGLRSNADNFTFEEMKEGVEFARKCGARIYVTTNIFAHNENIDGLEDYLIGLREAGVAGIIVADPLIIETCRKVAPEIEVHLSTQQSLSNWKAVQFWQEEGLERVVLARETSAEEIREMKEKTDIEIETFIHGAMCIAYSGRCTLSNHMTARDSNRGGCCQSCRWDYDLYQLEGSKENALFGEGDSPFAMSPKDLNLLQSIPKMIELGIDSLKIEGRMKSIHYVATVVSVYRKVIDSYCADPDHFVIKPEWIEELDKCANRETAPAFFEGVPGYKEQMFGNHSKKTNFDFVGLVLQYDENSKIVTLQQRNFFKPGDEVEFFGPEIDNFNAIIEKIWDEDGNELDAARHPLQIVKFKLDRPVYPYNMMRKEK